A single window of Mycosarcoma maydis chromosome 1, whole genome shotgun sequence DNA harbors:
- a CDS encoding exosome non-catalytic core subunit CSL4 (related to CSL4 - exosome core component) has translation MTAPTSSSGRLLLPGQPVSVSRSSKPQLELGLGTYARGDYILSSLVGYESRTLSGSSSSSSSTLPNQTTKSKTGLAQTEIVSISGVENRFVVPRPDSTVIARVTRVTPRQAYLSILIVDGQPCGSSSSTSSTFVQSGLGNHAAGEGEGVDFQGVVRSQDVRSTEKDKVKIADCFRPGDIVRATVISLGDARSYYLSTAGNSLGVIYATSATSAGAQLSDTPGGAGWNITGNPMLPISWNQMIDPITGILENRKCAKPDSI, from the coding sequence ATGACTGCTCCGACCTCATCGTCAGGTAGGCTCTTGCTTCCAGGCCAACCGGTGTCCGTCTCACGCTCCTCTAAGCCGCAGCTTGAACTTGGGCTCGGCACATACGCACGAGGTGACTACATCCTCTCCTCACTGGTCGgttacgaatcacgcacACTGTCtggctcgtcatcgtcttcctcttcgacaTTACCGAATCAGACGACTAAGTCAAAAACTGGGCTTGCTCAGACGGAGATCGTGTCTATCAGCGGCGTAGAAAATCGGTTCGTTGTACCGCGACCTGATTCAACCGTGATTGCGCGAGTGACGCGCGTCACCCCGCGCCAGGCGTACCTGTCGATCCTGATCGTCGACGGACAACCGTGTGGATCTTCGTCCTCAACATCATCCACCTTCGTCCAGTCCGGTCTGGGCAACCATGCAGCGGGCGAAGGCGAAGGCGTCGACTTTCAAGGCGTAGTTCGATCGCAAGACGTAAGAAGCACCGAAAAGGACAAAGTGAAAATCGCCGATTGCTTCCGTCCAGGCGACATTGTCCGTGCCACCGTAATCAGTCTGGGCGATGCTAGAAGCTACTACTTGTCCACCGCCGGAAACAGTCTAGGTGTCATCTATGCCACGAGCGCAACTTCAGCAGGTGCCCAACTCTCCGACACACCAGGTGGCGCAGGCTGGAACATCACCGGCAATCCCATGCTACCCATAAGCTGGAACCAGATGATCGATCCCATCACCGGCATCCTCGAAAACCGAAAGTGCGCTAAACCTGATTCGATCTGA